One window of the Chitinophaga niabensis genome contains the following:
- a CDS encoding DUF4350 domain-containing protein yields MKTLLSAILVMATFHVSAQTVLLDSYFNNEQKKDSTGKTYSWHYKWSETPQSGFSMFGQEFLNNGADTATLYEAPTAANLKKAAIYIIVDADNAKENPSPNLVTQTHIDAIYKWVENGGVLVMMGNDSANAELHQFSKLSQKFGITFTDRSRNMVKGKDFPTGAVLIPANHPIFPSIKKAYLKEISILEVKPPAKASVTMSDDVIMAVSKVGKGTVFAVGDPWLYNEYVDGKRIPADYENPAAVKDLVKWLLQQCKR; encoded by the coding sequence ATGAAAACACTGCTCTCCGCCATCCTCGTGATGGCCACATTTCACGTTTCCGCACAAACGGTGCTGCTGGACAGCTATTTTAATAACGAACAGAAGAAGGACTCCACCGGCAAAACCTATTCCTGGCACTACAAATGGAGCGAAACCCCGCAAAGCGGATTTTCCATGTTCGGGCAGGAATTCCTTAACAATGGTGCGGATACGGCTACTTTATATGAAGCCCCCACCGCGGCCAACCTGAAAAAAGCCGCCATCTATATCATTGTGGATGCAGACAATGCAAAAGAAAATCCCAGCCCTAACCTGGTAACACAAACACACATAGACGCTATTTATAAATGGGTAGAAAATGGCGGCGTACTGGTAATGATGGGAAACGATAGCGCCAATGCAGAACTTCACCAGTTCAGCAAACTCTCCCAAAAATTCGGGATCACGTTTACAGACCGCAGCCGGAACATGGTAAAAGGAAAAGATTTCCCGACAGGCGCCGTGCTGATCCCAGCTAATCATCCCATCTTTCCTTCCATTAAAAAGGCCTACCTCAAAGAGATAAGCATACTGGAAGTGAAACCGCCTGCAAAAGCTTCCGTAACAATGAGCGATGATGTGATCATGGCAGTTTCCAAAGTAGGAAAAGGAACCGTGTTTGCAGTAGGCGATCCCTGGTTGTATAATGAATATGTAGATGGAAAACGCATCCCAGCGGACTATGAGAATCCTGCCGCAGTAAAAGACCTTGTGAAATGGTTACTGCAGCAATGCAAACGTTGA
- a CDS encoding tetratricopeptide repeat protein, with protein MPFLWWNNSYYLILIVQGICIFHAFKTGRRDYVYIILFVPVIGCAIYIIREILPEINRGDFWNNLQRIFFPGARIRDLERRLRISDTITNKMNLAEEYMLSKQYDKAITLTQSCIAQRPNDQGILLTLAKIQFHNGQFAESAANFHKVLSIKNRINNSVDELLYAQALEKSGEKERAEEEYNRIIRLHHSLEARYRLGLLLKEQQRQQEAKVHFQAAVDEIELHPRYVRRLHAQWARLSKRELSSL; from the coding sequence ATGCCATTTCTCTGGTGGAATAATTCCTATTACCTGATCCTTATAGTGCAGGGGATCTGTATCTTTCACGCCTTTAAAACAGGGCGGAGGGACTACGTCTATATCATCCTGTTTGTTCCCGTGATCGGTTGTGCCATTTACATTATCCGGGAGATACTTCCCGAAATTAACAGGGGTGATTTCTGGAATAACCTGCAACGGATCTTTTTCCCCGGCGCCCGTATCCGGGACCTGGAACGCAGGTTACGGATCTCCGATACCATTACCAATAAAATGAACCTGGCAGAAGAGTATATGCTGAGTAAGCAGTATGATAAAGCCATCACCTTAACACAGTCCTGTATTGCCCAGCGGCCCAATGATCAGGGCATCCTCCTTACCCTCGCAAAGATCCAGTTTCACAACGGGCAGTTTGCGGAAAGCGCCGCCAATTTCCACAAGGTATTGAGCATTAAGAACAGGATCAATAATTCCGTTGATGAATTGCTGTATGCGCAGGCATTGGAAAAAAGCGGGGAAAAGGAAAGAGCGGAAGAGGAATACAACCGTATCATCCGCCTGCACCATTCTCTCGAAGCCCGTTACCGCCTTGGGTTGCTGTTAAAGGAACAACAACGTCAGCAGGAGGCGAAGGTACATTTCCAGGCCGCCGTAGATGAAATTGAACTTCATCCCCGGTATGTAAGAAGGCTCCATGCACAATGGGCACGTTTGTCTAAAAGAGAATTATCTTCTTTATAA
- a CDS encoding FKBP-type peptidyl-prolyl cis-trans isomerase codes for MGIADKLFNMKNEKAAANLKAGQDFLEANKNKPGVVALPSGLQYEVITEGSGPKPTANNKVTCHYHGTLIDGTIFDSSVQRGQPATFPLNMVIKGWTEGVQLMPQGSKWRFFIPPNLAYGERQTGSYIGPNSTLIFEVELLGIS; via the coding sequence ATGGGAATTGCTGATAAACTGTTTAATATGAAGAATGAAAAAGCCGCTGCAAATCTGAAAGCCGGCCAGGATTTCCTGGAAGCCAATAAGAATAAGCCGGGCGTTGTGGCTTTGCCCAGCGGCCTGCAGTATGAAGTGATCACGGAAGGATCAGGCCCTAAACCAACTGCCAATAACAAGGTTACCTGCCATTACCATGGTACCCTCATAGATGGAACAATATTCGACAGTTCTGTGCAACGTGGTCAGCCGGCTACATTCCCCCTGAACATGGTGATCAAGGGCTGGACGGAAGGTGTGCAGTTAATGCCCCAGGGCAGCAAATGGCGTTTCTTTATCCCGCCGAACTTAGCTTACGGGGAAAGGCAAACCGGTTCTTACATCGGTCCGAACAGTACCCTCATTTTTGAAGTGGAACTTTTAGGCATCAGCTAG
- a CDS encoding ankyrin repeat domain-containing protein: MEKDPIVQQTVAAIDSGDTIILEALIAENPWLLTERLVNGEEGYFKDPYLLWYVAGNPVRQPKLSDNILDVAALIIKALPQHNLKEQAGYTLALVCSGRVPRESGVQLALIDLLVAAGADPEGGFGTAAIHQEVEAVEHLIKKGAKINMLAAISTGRTAIAKEFIVSANAEELQQGLALAALYGNTELLEALIKAGADVKAFCPPGFHQHSTPLHQAVAARHLAAVKILVEAGADLYIKDPTYLGTPIGWALHLEQISETPEHAAQYKAISTWLREYMSREIAQDLFKAGLISAGQVEQAVPVIAIKLGK, encoded by the coding sequence ATGGAAAAGGACCCGATCGTTCAACAGACAGTGGCTGCCATTGATTCCGGAGATACCATTATCCTCGAAGCACTTATAGCAGAGAACCCCTGGCTATTAACCGAACGGCTTGTCAACGGAGAAGAAGGATATTTTAAAGACCCTTACCTCCTTTGGTATGTGGCAGGTAATCCTGTAAGGCAGCCAAAGCTGTCCGATAATATTTTAGATGTAGCCGCACTTATTATTAAAGCATTGCCTCAGCACAATTTGAAAGAGCAGGCAGGATATACGCTGGCGCTTGTATGTTCAGGCCGTGTGCCAAGGGAAAGCGGGGTACAGCTGGCATTGATAGATCTGCTGGTAGCAGCCGGCGCAGATCCTGAAGGTGGTTTTGGCACGGCGGCCATTCACCAGGAAGTGGAGGCGGTGGAACACCTGATCAAAAAAGGCGCAAAAATAAATATGCTGGCAGCTATCAGTACAGGGCGCACCGCCATTGCAAAAGAATTCATTGTATCTGCCAATGCAGAAGAACTTCAGCAGGGGCTTGCGCTGGCTGCATTGTATGGCAATACGGAATTACTGGAAGCATTGATAAAAGCGGGAGCAGATGTGAAAGCATTTTGCCCGCCGGGGTTCCATCAGCATTCTACACCACTACATCAGGCTGTGGCGGCACGCCATTTAGCAGCTGTAAAGATATTGGTGGAAGCCGGTGCAGATCTTTATATCAAAGACCCCACGTACCTGGGCACACCTATAGGCTGGGCGCTTCATCTGGAGCAGATCTCGGAAACGCCGGAACACGCAGCACAGTATAAAGCGATCAGTACCTGGCTCAGGGAATATATGAGCAGGGAAATTGCGCAGGACCTTTTCAAAGCAGGATTAATTTCAGCCGGGCAGGTGGAACAGGCGGTTCCTGTTATTGCTATAAAACTGGGGAAATGA
- a CDS encoding GNAT family N-acetyltransferase translates to MITYRPLTPEMAGKLAQIDRSESIDKIYTLNEGALSSVEMQCECSSWDAVALKEVQQRFRSELQKGGMGIGAFNEDALVGFGVLAHAFIGAVQDQLQVDLLYVSRNFRRKGIGKTILQMLSEEAKKRGAKALYISSTETKSAVSFYMGNGAAVTDEVDKVLFEKEPTDIHMLKKLE, encoded by the coding sequence ATGATAACCTATCGCCCCCTAACCCCTGAAATGGCCGGCAAGCTGGCTCAGATTGACCGCTCGGAATCAATAGACAAGATCTATACCCTGAATGAAGGCGCCCTTTCTTCCGTTGAAATGCAATGTGAATGTTCCAGCTGGGATGCTGTGGCCTTAAAGGAGGTCCAGCAAAGATTCAGATCTGAACTGCAAAAAGGCGGTATGGGCATAGGTGCATTTAATGAAGATGCGCTGGTAGGTTTTGGTGTATTGGCGCATGCTTTTATCGGCGCTGTACAGGACCAGTTGCAGGTAGATCTCTTATATGTTTCCCGGAATTTCAGAAGGAAGGGCATTGGAAAAACCATCCTGCAAATGCTGAGTGAGGAAGCAAAGAAAAGAGGGGCAAAGGCCCTCTATATCTCTTCTACAGAAACAAAGTCCGCCGTTTCTTTTTATATGGGGAACGGGGCCGCGGTTACAGATGAAGTGGATAAGGTGCTTTTTGAAAAAGAACCTACGGATATTCACATGCTGAAGAAGCTGGAGTAA
- a CDS encoding type 1 glutamine amidotransferase domain-containing protein, producing MKYLLFAGLALTGGHAAKAQEKKKVLIVLTSHDQLGNTGEKTGFWTEEFATPYYALTDQGIEVTIASPKGGQPPIDPKSDLPENSTPATKRFKADKELQEKLSKTIPLSKINQKDFDAVFYPGGHGPMWDLAEDKQSAKLIGSFYQHNKPIAFVCHAPAALQHVKDQNGEALIKGKKVTAFTNTEEAAVKLDKVVPFSLEDMLRSKGAKYERGADWQAYAVTDGLLITGQNPASSELVAKQLIQLLAK from the coding sequence ATGAAGTACCTTTTATTTGCAGGCCTCGCTTTAACCGGTGGCCATGCAGCCAAAGCACAGGAGAAGAAAAAAGTGCTTATTGTATTAACCTCCCATGACCAGCTGGGCAATACCGGTGAAAAAACCGGCTTCTGGACGGAAGAATTTGCCACCCCTTATTATGCATTAACAGATCAGGGCATTGAAGTAACTATCGCATCTCCCAAAGGAGGCCAGCCCCCCATTGATCCTAAAAGCGATCTTCCTGAAAACAGTACGCCCGCTACTAAAAGATTTAAGGCAGACAAAGAGTTGCAGGAGAAGCTAAGCAAAACTATTCCGCTTTCAAAAATAAACCAGAAAGATTTCGATGCTGTATTCTATCCGGGCGGCCATGGCCCCATGTGGGACCTGGCAGAAGACAAACAGTCTGCAAAACTGATCGGATCATTCTATCAGCATAATAAGCCTATTGCGTTTGTATGTCACGCCCCTGCTGCGTTACAACATGTAAAGGATCAAAACGGAGAAGCTTTGATCAAGGGAAAAAAAGTAACGGCTTTTACGAACACTGAAGAAGCAGCTGTGAAACTGGATAAAGTAGTGCCATTTTCTTTAGAAGATATGCTGCGTTCGAAAGGTGCCAAATATGAAAGAGGAGCAGATTGGCAGGCATATGCCGTAACAGATGGATTATTGATCACCGGGCAGAATCCGGCCTCTTCAGAATTAGTGGCCAAACAACTGATACAGTTGTTAGCTAAGTAG
- a CDS encoding Crp/Fnr family transcriptional regulator: MSDFLIEHFKQIIPLDEKEAAYIASHFTYKKFKKHQFVVQEGSPVPYSFLVAKGSLKSYHTDDNGKEHILQFGFENWWITDFHAYSNETPATIHVDCMEDSELYCLSLQDREKLCLEMHKVAYFFLTKANKGYLALQQRILSLLNSNAKERYEQLLLLYPGILNKVPKQLIAAYLGVSRETLSRL; the protein is encoded by the coding sequence ATGTCTGACTTCCTGATAGAACATTTTAAACAGATCATTCCCCTGGATGAAAAAGAGGCGGCCTACATTGCCTCTCATTTCACTTATAAGAAATTTAAAAAACACCAGTTTGTGGTACAGGAAGGTTCTCCTGTCCCCTATAGCTTCCTCGTAGCAAAAGGTTCCCTGAAATCTTATCATACGGACGATAATGGTAAAGAACATATCCTGCAATTCGGATTTGAGAACTGGTGGATCACGGACTTTCACGCATATTCCAATGAAACACCAGCCACCATTCATGTGGACTGCATGGAAGACAGCGAGCTGTATTGCCTCTCCCTGCAGGACCGTGAGAAGTTATGCCTGGAAATGCATAAGGTAGCCTATTTCTTTCTCACAAAAGCCAATAAAGGATATCTTGCTTTGCAGCAAAGGATCCTTTCCCTGCTGAACAGCAATGCCAAAGAACGTTATGAACAATTGCTCCTGTTATACCCCGGCATCCTTAATAAAGTGCCTAAACAGCTAATTGCGGCCTACCTGGGTGTATCGAGAGAAACCCTCAGCCGTTTGTGA
- a CDS encoding YegP family protein — protein sequence MATFVITPTSNGQFRFTLKAGNGETILNSETYTAKANCLAGIESVRNNSQTDERYEKKTAADGSPYFVLKAANSQVIGTSETYSSTSNRDAGIASVKKNAPDADVVE from the coding sequence ATGGCCACATTTGTTATCACCCCAACCTCCAACGGACAATTTCGATTTACATTAAAAGCCGGTAATGGCGAAACCATTCTTAACAGTGAAACGTACACCGCAAAAGCCAATTGCCTGGCAGGCATCGAATCTGTACGGAATAATTCCCAGACAGATGAAAGGTATGAGAAGAAAACGGCTGCGGACGGAAGTCCTTACTTCGTATTGAAAGCAGCAAACAGCCAGGTGATAGGTACCAGCGAAACGTACAGCAGCACTTCCAACAGAGATGCAGGTATTGCATCTGTAAAAAAGAATGCGCCGGATGCGGATGTAGTTGAATAG
- a CDS encoding RNA polymerase sigma factor: MSALRRGDEATFNCLFSEYYPALCFFAEKLLKDRFAAEEVVQGVMLKVWEKQADFDAFLSLKAFLYISTRNACLNYLEKIQRQRKHEHALELAAPISEEVTLSTIFKAEAMREIYGAIEQLPEKYRLIMELAYKEELKNAEIAERLSIPIGTVNKQKMRALKSLRKLLSPKSFNFLLSFF, from the coding sequence ATGAGTGCATTACGGCGCGGAGATGAGGCTACGTTTAACTGCTTGTTTTCCGAATACTACCCCGCCCTTTGTTTTTTCGCAGAAAAGCTATTGAAAGACCGCTTTGCCGCTGAAGAAGTTGTACAGGGCGTGATGCTGAAGGTATGGGAGAAACAGGCAGATTTTGATGCATTCCTCTCCCTGAAAGCATTTCTGTACATCAGCACCCGTAATGCCTGTCTCAATTACCTTGAAAAAATTCAGCGCCAGCGCAAACACGAACATGCGCTGGAACTTGCTGCGCCCATATCAGAAGAAGTGACCCTCAGCACGATCTTCAAAGCAGAAGCCATGCGCGAAATATATGGCGCTATTGAACAGCTCCCCGAAAAATACCGCCTGATCATGGAACTGGCCTATAAAGAGGAATTGAAAAATGCCGAGATCGCCGAGCGGCTGAGCATCCCCATCGGTACCGTCAACAAACAAAAGATGCGTGCCCTGAAATCCTTGCGGAAGCTGCTTTCCCCTAAATCTTTCAATTTCCTGTTAAGTTTTTTTTAA
- a CDS encoding FecR domain-containing protein, producing the protein MEDQQLHTTFRMTGLLAGYLRNTLSDAERLELEQWLAAHESNRAILEELINEEKAAEEWRKLAYYRERTEKARKELAAEVAKRKAFRIRRLFFYRAAGVLLLVLAAAAAIWQTQFRKPDHITTAEYAENVLPGSQKAQLVLSNGNSMELNTGSDTSFMQGASVKVQQQQGLLAYEDINNNYEEIQFHQLITPKGGEYHLLLEDGTHVWMNAASSIRFPTRFTGTERRVQLSGEAYFEVAKDAKKPFIVDINQHTSIQVLGTRFNVNAYTDEEKIHTTLLEGAVAVNSGSFGRAIAPGQRAVTDHDGNKAIIVEPADTIRAVAWKNGVFDFNDTKLSEVMRQVSRWYNIDIVYEKSIPDIKVWGRMERNQNLQQLITILNGMDVRVKLESINKLIVLQ; encoded by the coding sequence ATGGAAGATCAGCAATTACATACTACTTTCAGGATGACGGGTTTACTGGCCGGTTATCTCCGCAATACGCTCAGCGATGCAGAGCGGCTTGAACTGGAGCAGTGGCTTGCTGCCCATGAAAGTAACCGTGCGATCCTGGAAGAACTGATCAATGAAGAAAAGGCTGCGGAAGAATGGCGTAAGCTGGCTTATTACCGGGAAAGAACGGAAAAAGCCCGCAAAGAGTTAGCCGCTGAAGTAGCAAAACGTAAAGCTTTCCGTATAAGGCGCCTGTTTTTTTACAGGGCCGCAGGTGTATTGCTCTTAGTACTGGCAGCCGCAGCTGCGATCTGGCAAACGCAGTTCCGCAAACCGGATCATATCACCACAGCAGAATATGCTGAAAATGTTTTGCCCGGCAGCCAGAAAGCACAGCTGGTATTATCCAATGGTAATAGCATGGAGCTCAATACCGGCAGCGATACTTCCTTTATGCAGGGCGCATCTGTAAAGGTGCAGCAGCAACAGGGATTGCTGGCGTATGAAGATATTAATAACAACTACGAAGAGATACAATTTCATCAGCTGATCACACCCAAAGGAGGAGAGTATCATTTGCTGCTGGAAGATGGTACGCACGTTTGGATGAATGCCGCATCGTCCATCCGCTTCCCTACCCGTTTTACAGGAACGGAAAGAAGGGTGCAGCTCAGCGGCGAAGCCTATTTTGAAGTGGCTAAAGACGCAAAGAAACCTTTTATTGTAGATATCAACCAACATACTTCCATCCAGGTATTGGGAACCCGTTTCAATGTAAATGCATACACAGACGAAGAGAAGATCCACACTACATTGTTGGAAGGTGCTGTAGCGGTAAATTCCGGCAGCTTTGGCAGAGCAATTGCTCCAGGGCAACGGGCTGTTACTGATCATGATGGAAATAAGGCCATTATTGTTGAACCCGCAGATACGATACGCGCCGTAGCCTGGAAGAACGGTGTATTTGATTTCAATGACACCAAGCTGTCTGAAGTCATGCGCCAGGTATCCAGGTGGTACAACATCGATATTGTTTATGAAAAAAGTATTCCGGATATAAAGGTTTGGGGCAGGATGGAAAGGAACCAGAATCTGCAACAGCTGATAACGATCCTCAACGGTATGGACGTGAGAGTAAAACTGGAGAGTATCAACAAGCTGATCGTGTTACAATAG
- a CDS encoding SusC/RagA family TonB-linked outer membrane protein has translation MRLIALMLFACATLLCGKAAGQTITYAGTKVPLQDVLTEVQKQTKYLVMSNSQLIKEAPPVTISAKSMPLESFLNELFKGPHLDYAIENRTIIIRRKRAVTMAIPRAPADTTREGTKVIVGVVTDSSGQPLPGVSIRILGRSGGTTTNQAGQFSIKADNDAVLSASYIGYRAVTMRVPAIASTGAIKMSAASNDLSTISVVSNGFQNRRQIASVGSISTVTAKDLENSGITTFDKALAGKMPGVYVRSVSGRPGETGQIIIRGVNTLTGNVNPLYILDGMPLQGDEVSGGMNSLITNGIGNIPPENIESITILKDATAASIYGSRAANGVIVITTKNGKMGSDYINYTGKLGVTMRPENGFNFMNSKEKVAFERGLRDDYYPPYESGGRVIQLLSLADKGAITYDEAERQIALLEQTNTDWIKQLYRVANSQSHNISFSGGNTKTTYYAGFNFQDSKGSLIENKFQTGGFNMKLSRFVTNKLLFRVNLYTTLKKNVEGQAGVDPFKYAVFANPYEKPYNADGTYASDLTYRAIPYDVGSNSALYYNTFNIIRELRENRLTNTYGNIRAQFTVEYDFLKHFKYTGNVAGSYTSVQDKDESFGGTYRSWANNWLNQTSTAGGVLPEHNRGYLQEGSGRTLDYTIRNTIEYTNTFAAKHFVQAFFANEFGAVQNDKFSHFNPIYLQQYGIAGYPSWDLIPDNRFINLQLARLGSTYTRENRSASFIGSMAYVYDNRYVLNANVRYDGVDIIGSENQFSPLWSAGVKWNAHSESFLKDYASTISRLVLSVGYGYRGSINRSVYPFHTYTLGTAVYANIPLATEFQYGNPVIKWEKKRETNLGLELSLFNGRINTDWRYFTEEVMDLLDNTRTPPSVGRPSAMVNVGNLTNKGLELNLRVEAIKTKDFLWEVGGNITTVKNNLSNVFEKEVPTLGNNYTANIQGYPVNSWFGYKFSHVDPVTGGLIVLAQKRNSKLVGGKVETTYADAEIDLSRISAADLTALYRPYYLGHSDPELYGGFNTRVTYKTIELTANFVYADGNEIVSFRDRREGPSGATSDIIASRTNRLKDNLYRWRQAGDITDIPIYRTALSNYTQYLISTDVESGAYLKCTELSLSWRAPRQLLARTAMKTLKATLVANNVLALSPYSGTDAETKTPFGYPNTRMYTLSLTVGF, from the coding sequence ATGCGACTAATTGCCTTAATGCTATTTGCATGCGCAACGCTCCTTTGCGGCAAGGCGGCTGGACAAACGATCACCTATGCCGGTACAAAAGTACCCCTGCAGGACGTCCTGACCGAAGTGCAAAAACAGACGAAGTACCTCGTTATGAGCAACAGCCAACTCATTAAAGAAGCACCGCCTGTTACCATCAGCGCAAAGAGCATGCCTTTGGAATCTTTTCTCAATGAACTGTTCAAAGGCCCTCATCTTGATTATGCCATTGAGAACCGTACCATTATTATCCGGCGAAAGAGAGCTGTTACCATGGCTATCCCGCGTGCGCCGGCAGATACCACCCGCGAGGGAACGAAAGTAATTGTGGGGGTAGTAACGGATAGTTCCGGGCAACCATTGCCGGGTGTAAGTATCCGCATCCTGGGACGTTCCGGGGGGACTACCACCAACCAGGCCGGGCAGTTCAGTATCAAAGCAGATAATGATGCGGTATTGAGTGCATCCTATATTGGTTACAGGGCTGTAACGATGAGAGTGCCGGCAATTGCAAGCACAGGTGCCATCAAAATGAGCGCCGCCTCCAACGACCTCAGTACGATATCCGTGGTGAGTAACGGTTTTCAGAACAGAAGGCAGATCGCTTCCGTAGGTTCCATCAGTACGGTTACGGCTAAAGACCTGGAGAATTCAGGTATCACCACTTTTGATAAAGCCCTGGCTGGTAAAATGCCGGGTGTATATGTACGCAGTGTTTCAGGCCGCCCCGGTGAAACAGGGCAGATCATTATCCGTGGTGTGAACACCTTAACGGGAAATGTGAATCCGCTGTATATACTGGATGGTATGCCTTTGCAGGGAGATGAAGTATCCGGCGGCATGAACAGCCTGATCACAAACGGTATCGGTAATATACCTCCTGAAAATATAGAAAGCATCACTATCCTCAAAGACGCCACGGCTGCCTCGATCTATGGATCGAGGGCGGCCAACGGTGTTATTGTGATCACTACCAAGAATGGTAAAATGGGCAGTGATTACATTAATTACACCGGCAAACTGGGCGTAACCATGCGCCCCGAGAATGGATTCAATTTTATGAACTCCAAAGAAAAGGTGGCGTTTGAAAGAGGACTGCGGGATGATTATTATCCACCTTACGAATCCGGAGGCCGTGTGATACAACTGCTGAGCCTTGCAGATAAAGGCGCTATCACTTATGATGAAGCAGAAAGGCAGATCGCTTTACTGGAGCAGACCAATACAGACTGGATCAAACAACTCTACAGAGTGGCCAACAGCCAGTCGCACAACATCAGCTTCAGCGGCGGGAATACCAAAACAACTTATTACGCAGGTTTTAACTTCCAGGACTCAAAAGGCAGCCTGATTGAAAATAAATTCCAGACAGGTGGCTTCAATATGAAGCTCTCCCGTTTTGTAACGAATAAATTACTCTTCAGGGTAAATCTTTACACCACACTTAAAAAGAATGTGGAAGGACAGGCAGGCGTGGATCCTTTCAAATATGCGGTATTTGCCAATCCTTATGAGAAACCTTATAATGCGGATGGCACCTACGCTTCAGATCTTACCTATCGTGCCATTCCTTATGATGTGGGAAGTAATTCCGCGCTGTATTATAATACCTTCAATATTATCCGTGAGTTGCGTGAAAACAGGTTGACGAACACTTATGGAAATATCAGGGCACAATTTACCGTAGAGTATGATTTCCTCAAACACTTTAAATACACCGGAAATGTAGCAGGCTCTTATACTTCCGTGCAGGATAAAGATGAGTCCTTTGGCGGCACTTATCGTTCATGGGCCAATAACTGGCTTAACCAAACCTCCACTGCCGGTGGTGTATTGCCTGAACATAACAGGGGATACCTCCAGGAAGGCTCCGGAAGAACATTGGATTATACCATTCGTAATACCATAGAGTATACGAATACATTTGCCGCGAAACATTTTGTGCAGGCTTTCTTCGCCAATGAATTCGGCGCTGTGCAGAATGATAAGTTCTCCCATTTCAATCCCATTTATTTACAACAATATGGCATTGCCGGCTATCCCAGCTGGGACCTGATACCGGATAACCGTTTCATCAACCTGCAACTGGCCAGGTTAGGCAGCACCTATACCCGCGAAAACAGGAGTGCTTCCTTCATTGGTTCCATGGCTTATGTATATGATAACCGTTATGTACTGAATGCCAATGTGCGGTATGATGGTGTGGATATCATTGGATCGGAAAACCAGTTCTCTCCTTTATGGTCTGCCGGTGTGAAATGGAATGCGCATAGCGAAAGTTTCCTGAAAGATTATGCTTCCACTATCAGCAGGCTGGTACTGTCAGTAGGATATGGCTACAGGGGAAGTATCAACAGGAGTGTATATCCTTTCCATACTTACACCCTGGGAACAGCAGTATATGCCAACATTCCCTTAGCTACTGAATTCCAATATGGTAACCCGGTGATCAAATGGGAAAAGAAAAGAGAAACCAACCTTGGATTGGAACTGTCCCTGTTCAATGGAAGGATCAATACAGACTGGCGTTATTTTACGGAAGAAGTAATGGACCTGCTGGACAATACCAGAACACCTCCTTCTGTGGGAAGGCCATCTGCCATGGTGAACGTGGGTAATCTTACGAACAAAGGGCTGGAATTGAACCTTCGTGTAGAAGCCATTAAAACAAAAGATTTCCTCTGGGAAGTAGGTGGTAATATCACAACGGTGAAAAATAACCTGAGCAACGTATTTGAGAAAGAAGTGCCCACATTAGGAAATAACTATACCGCCAATATACAGGGGTATCCTGTGAACAGCTGGTTCGGCTACAAGTTCTCACATGTAGACCCCGTAACAGGAGGGCTCATTGTGCTGGCACAAAAAAGGAATTCAAAACTGGTAGGAGGAAAAGTTGAAACTACTTATGCTGATGCGGAAATAGACCTGAGCAGGATCAGTGCGGCTGACCTTACTGCATTATACAGGCCCTACTACCTGGGACATAGCGATCCGGAATTATATGGAGGTTTCAATACAAGAGTGACTTACAAAACAATAGAGCTTACTGCCAACTTCGTGTATGCAGATGGCAATGAGATCGTCAGTTTCCGCGACAGAAGGGAAGGCCCGAGTGGTGCTACAAGTGATATCATAGCCAGCCGTACTAACAGGTTAAAGGATAATCTTTATCGCTGGAGGCAGGCCGGAGATATTACAGATATTCCCATTTACAGAACAGCGCTTTCCAACTATACCCAGTATCTTATTTCCACGGATGTTGAAAGCGGCGCTTATCTGAAATGCACAGAGCTTTCCCTGTCCTGGAGAGCGCCCCGCCAACTGCTGGCCAGAACAGCCATGAAAACATTAAAGGCCACGCTAGTGGCAAACAATGTGCTGGCTTTGAGTCCTTATAGTGGAACGGATGCGGAAACAAAAACGCCGTTCGGATATCCTAATACCAGGATGTATACACTGTCATTAACCGTTGGATTTTAA